The following proteins are encoded in a genomic region of Ornithinibacillus sp. 4-3:
- a CDS encoding CapA family protein codes for MKNYYDKQTIETLLQGYWYRAPQNNWQADNVCIAHGQVKMEKDKRVLFIAMDSDTWHKGSKNKNYYAGWKDTHQLLPSIEKKLSGVITQRPVEDLSIPQFIVENTYEAIGILGSYAFQQFLGKTIGVTGTAGKSTVKNMLKYLLEKHKDQVVATRGNHNTRTGVPLTVACSITKPDYLIIESAISGLWTKPHGIMKHFPPDIAIITSIDGGQQKSAMDTAILKTKICEGMSKEGIVVLNKDMLHYDTVHKNVLQYTNHIITYSLEENADSSLLSVQHHHGLVTVNAKILGEEVSFETSLLTNGMISNIIGVLTILKLCDVDLQSILPSVALYKPVNNVLQFETLQKKDGTSFTFLNDSWNATGIAMIEVIRAFKHQAKFYKGKKIAVLGRVENLSEEEAYRQHHVLAKEIIDAKFDLVFAHGPETKFFLKELPEDKIGGYFENAKEMMSQVVNRIEEDDVILLKGSPRMSDFSEAAEYLMTSLENSQIPPKYLTKHPYATGKAVATFEASTGEVAYQFGDIHGYHNQGLGHIFLLEHVLNLVFAKKLSLANMYTPGRQALKEIKSLNSIPIYKEDKVTLLNLLEAGIVNSSPNALIMLANQVIGSNKKTMNIIKKHSFKAEVSSEAIKNITGRRISNLAQKTTLRDMFHAGKWLLGLYPSQFDQLARTSFIFKDKFYETKTNLFQEGLITHGIFFGYLDSMAIAFSKINGKQYITVCYGCMDAFERDSLLAKSILHVSKPKKSVSIKKREVKSEQLTINFLGDTYFGEFYTKIRQRQGKKDALSTKGRNYSFDGIRNLFPESNLNICNFEGALSMDSNDKLKQAKPFVLHADPKETVEALKEENFHLATLANNHAMDCGKQGLQMTLTMFEKYGIDTMGAGKSQTEAEQKYIIETKKRRIAIFNGYWYRHRMYRHYDFYAVGDSEGVSCLSGGLLDAIEEERRMYPESHIILIAHWGVDFQQVRPLQRQYAQRYVDAGVDLIVGHGAHTIQEIEKYKHGTIFYSIGNGVFNSNGEYQKRFVPAYGFILRLNLETEKVVHQIYPIFTDNLKTFWQPQLLNDQQIEHCKSYLKQISSLQIQLQKDNEGQYYFLI; via the coding sequence ATGAAAAATTACTACGACAAACAGACAATTGAAACACTTCTCCAAGGTTATTGGTATAGGGCTCCTCAAAATAATTGGCAAGCTGATAATGTATGCATTGCGCATGGACAAGTGAAAATGGAAAAGGATAAGAGGGTTCTTTTCATTGCAATGGATTCCGATACATGGCATAAAGGCTCTAAAAATAAGAACTACTATGCTGGATGGAAAGATACCCATCAACTTCTGCCTAGTATAGAAAAGAAGCTTAGTGGTGTAATTACACAGCGCCCAGTAGAAGATCTAAGTATTCCCCAATTTATAGTTGAAAATACTTATGAAGCAATTGGAATCTTAGGGAGTTATGCTTTCCAGCAATTCCTTGGAAAAACGATAGGAGTTACAGGAACTGCCGGAAAATCTACAGTGAAAAACATGCTGAAATATTTATTAGAAAAGCATAAAGATCAAGTAGTAGCAACACGTGGAAATCATAACACTCGAACAGGGGTACCTTTGACGGTAGCGTGTTCCATCACAAAGCCAGATTATTTAATTATTGAAAGTGCTATTTCTGGTCTCTGGACAAAACCACATGGGATTATGAAACATTTTCCACCAGATATTGCAATTATTACTTCTATTGATGGAGGACAACAAAAGTCAGCAATGGATACAGCCATACTAAAAACAAAGATTTGTGAGGGGATGTCTAAAGAAGGAATAGTCGTTCTTAATAAAGATATGCTTCATTATGATACTGTTCATAAGAATGTTCTGCAATATACGAATCATATTATTACTTATTCACTTGAAGAAAATGCAGATAGCAGCCTATTGTCTGTTCAACATCATCATGGTCTAGTAACTGTAAATGCAAAAATTTTAGGGGAAGAAGTAAGCTTCGAAACATCGCTTCTTACAAATGGAATGATTTCAAATATTATTGGTGTATTAACAATTTTAAAATTATGTGATGTAGATTTACAGTCTATTCTACCGTCGGTTGCTTTATATAAACCGGTAAATAACGTGCTTCAATTTGAAACATTGCAAAAGAAAGATGGTACATCATTTACTTTCTTAAACGATAGTTGGAATGCAACGGGGATTGCTATGATTGAAGTAATTCGTGCTTTTAAACATCAAGCCAAATTTTATAAGGGGAAAAAGATTGCTGTGTTAGGGAGGGTAGAGAACCTTTCTGAGGAAGAGGCTTATCGTCAACATCATGTACTAGCAAAGGAAATTATCGATGCAAAATTTGATCTTGTCTTTGCACATGGACCAGAAACTAAATTTTTTTTAAAAGAACTACCTGAGGATAAGATCGGAGGATATTTCGAAAACGCGAAAGAAATGATGAGCCAAGTAGTAAATCGAATAGAGGAAGATGATGTAATACTTTTAAAAGGTTCCCCTCGAATGAGTGATTTTAGTGAAGCTGCGGAATATTTAATGACAAGCTTAGAAAATTCACAAATTCCACCAAAATATTTGACGAAGCACCCATATGCTACGGGGAAAGCTGTAGCTACTTTTGAAGCTAGTACTGGAGAAGTAGCTTATCAATTTGGGGATATACATGGATATCATAATCAAGGTTTAGGCCATATTTTTCTATTAGAGCATGTTTTAAATTTAGTATTTGCTAAAAAGCTTTCTTTAGCAAATATGTATACTCCAGGTCGACAAGCATTAAAAGAAATAAAGTCTTTAAACAGTATTCCTATTTATAAAGAAGACAAGGTTACTTTGCTAAATTTATTAGAAGCTGGAATTGTTAACTCTTCTCCAAATGCACTTATTATGCTAGCAAACCAAGTAATTGGAAGTAATAAGAAAACGATGAACATAATTAAAAAGCACTCTTTTAAAGCAGAAGTATCGAGTGAAGCAATAAAAAACATTACTGGTAGAAGGATTAGTAATTTAGCTCAAAAGACAACACTAAGAGATATGTTCCACGCAGGAAAATGGCTACTCGGTTTATATCCATCTCAATTTGATCAGTTAGCAAGGACATCTTTTATATTCAAAGATAAATTTTATGAGACAAAAACTAATTTATTTCAAGAAGGATTAATAACACATGGAATATTTTTTGGATATTTAGATTCTATGGCAATTGCCTTTTCAAAAATAAACGGGAAACAGTATATTACAGTTTGTTATGGTTGTATGGATGCTTTTGAAAGAGACAGCCTATTAGCAAAATCAATATTGCATGTAAGTAAACCAAAGAAATCTGTAAGCATAAAGAAAAGAGAAGTGAAATCAGAACAATTAACAATTAATTTTTTAGGTGACACTTATTTTGGAGAGTTCTATACAAAGATTAGACAAAGGCAAGGAAAAAAAGATGCATTGTCTACAAAGGGTAGAAATTATTCTTTTGATGGAATTAGGAACTTATTTCCTGAATCAAATCTTAATATTTGTAATTTTGAAGGTGCCTTATCCATGGATTCAAATGATAAGTTAAAGCAGGCTAAACCTTTTGTGTTACATGCAGATCCAAAAGAAACGGTTGAAGCATTAAAAGAAGAAAACTTTCATCTTGCTACATTAGCAAATAATCATGCAATGGACTGTGGAAAACAAGGCTTGCAGATGACATTAACTATGTTTGAAAAGTATGGGATAGATACGATGGGGGCTGGAAAATCTCAAACTGAAGCTGAGCAAAAATATATCATTGAAACAAAGAAACGTCGGATTGCCATTTTTAATGGTTATTGGTATCGTCATAGAATGTACCGCCATTATGATTTTTATGCAGTAGGGGATTCCGAGGGAGTTTCTTGTTTAAGTGGGGGATTGCTTGATGCGATTGAGGAAGAAAGAAGAATGTATCCCGAAAGTCATATTATATTAATTGCGCATTGGGGAGTAGATTTTCAACAAGTACGGCCTTTGCAACGTCAATATGCACAACGCTATGTCGATGCGGGAGTAGATTTAATTGTGGGGCATGGTGCTCATACAATTCAAGAAATAGAAAAGTATAAACATGGAACAATCTTCTATAGTATAGGGAATGGTGTATTTAATAGTAATGGGGAATATCAAAAGCGTTTTGTACCTGCTTATGGATTCATATTGCGCTTAAATTTGGAAACTGAAAAAGTTGTTCATCAAATATATCCGATATTTACAGATAATCTCAAAACATTTTGGCAACCCCAATTATTGAATGACCAACAAATAGAACATTGTAAAAGTTATTTGAAACAGATATCGAGTCTACAGATTCAATTACAAAAAGATAATGAGGGACAATATTACTTTTTAATTTAA